The Haladaptatus cibarius D43 genome window below encodes:
- a CDS encoding ribonuclease J gives MEIEIATIGGYEEVGRQMTAVRAGDDVVIFDMGLNLSKVLLHDNVETEKLHSLDLIDMGAIPDDRVMSDLEGDVKAIVPTHGHLDHIGAISKLAHRYNAPIVASPFTIELVKQQIQGEEKFGVENDLMKMEAGETMQLSDEVELEFVNVTHSIIDAINPVVHTPEGAIVYGLDKRMDHSPVLGDPIDMKRFREIGREGPGVLAYIEDCTNAGRKGRTPSESVARRHLKDVLYSIQDYDGGIVATTFSSHIARVKSLVEFADDIGRTPVLLGRSMEKYSGTAERLNFVDFPEDMGMFGHRKSVDRTFKRIMKEGKENYLPIVTGHQGEPRAMLTRMGRGETPYQLQDGDKVVFSARVIPEPTNEGQRYQSERLLKMQGARIFDDVHVSGHLREEGHYEMLDALQPQHVIPAHQNMKGYAPYVDLCESQGYRLGRDLHATRNGNLIQLVD, from the coding sequence ATGGAAATCGAAATTGCAACCATTGGCGGCTACGAAGAAGTTGGACGGCAGATGACTGCCGTGCGCGCGGGAGACGACGTCGTCATCTTCGACATGGGACTGAACCTGTCGAAGGTGCTCCTTCACGACAACGTTGAGACGGAAAAACTACACAGCCTCGACTTAATCGACATGGGCGCGATTCCGGACGACCGGGTCATGTCCGACCTCGAAGGCGACGTGAAGGCTATCGTCCCAACGCACGGTCACTTAGACCACATCGGTGCCATCAGCAAGTTGGCCCACCGATACAACGCACCAATCGTCGCCTCGCCGTTCACCATCGAACTGGTGAAACAGCAGATTCAGGGCGAGGAGAAGTTCGGGGTCGAAAACGACCTCATGAAGATGGAAGCGGGCGAGACGATGCAGTTGAGCGATGAAGTCGAACTGGAGTTCGTCAACGTCACTCACTCCATCATCGACGCAATCAACCCCGTGGTTCACACCCCCGAGGGTGCCATCGTCTACGGACTCGACAAACGAATGGACCACTCGCCGGTTCTCGGCGACCCCATCGACATGAAGCGCTTCCGCGAAATCGGCCGCGAAGGCCCCGGCGTCCTCGCCTACATCGAGGACTGTACGAACGCGGGTCGCAAGGGTCGCACGCCGAGCGAATCGGTCGCTCGCCGTCACCTGAAAGACGTCCTGTACAGCATTCAGGACTACGACGGCGGTATCGTGGCGACGACGTTCTCCAGCCACATTGCCCGTGTCAAGAGTCTCGTGGAGTTCGCCGACGACATCGGTCGAACGCCGGTTCTGCTCGGTCGTTCGATGGAGAAATATTCCGGCACCGCAGAACGCCTGAACTTCGTTGACTTCCCAGAGGACATGGGGATGTTCGGCCACCGAAAATCGGTTGACCGAACGTTCAAACGCATCATGAAGGAAGGAAAGGAGAACTACCTCCCAATCGTCACCGGGCACCAGGGAGAGCCACGCGCGATGCTGACCCGAATGGGTCGTGGCGAGACGCCGTACCAACTGCAAGACGGCGACAAAGTCGTCTTCTCCGCCCGCGTCATTCCGGAGCCGACGAACGAGGGGCAGCGCTACCAGTCCGAGCGACTCCTGAAGATGCAGGGCGCACGGATTTTCGACGACGTCCACGTTTCCGGCCACCTCCGCGAAGAAGGCCACTACGAGATGTTGGATGCGCTGCAACCGCAACACGTCATTCCGGCCCACCAGAACATGAAGGGC
- a CDS encoding methionine synthase, with product MSSEVSDESRNARNQFRPDDHDNDHFILTTVVGSYPKPKWVDRARDLYNDPEADFDETAWNEAKDDACRLITDEHERAGLDVVVDGEMRRNEMVEFFAHRIDGYEFNGPVKVWGHNCFDKPSVVNEVEYDESWLVDEYEFTKEVAERPVKVPITGPYTLASWSFNEAYEDEASLAYDLADLVNEEIEKLVDAGARYIQIDEPALATTPDDHAIVGECLERIADGVPDDVYLGLHVCYGDYSRIYPEILDFPVDEFDLELANGDYDQLDVFRDPEFTANLALGVTDAHTAEVETVEEIKANIEKGLEIVPPEQLTVSPDCGLKLLPREVAYGKMENMVTAAREIEADLDSGKIEVGSAPVSADD from the coding sequence ATGAGTAGCGAGGTTTCGGATGAATCTCGGAACGCACGAAACCAGTTCCGCCCAGACGACCACGACAACGACCACTTCATCCTGACGACCGTCGTCGGAAGCTACCCGAAACCGAAGTGGGTGGACAGGGCGCGCGACCTGTACAACGACCCGGAAGCCGACTTCGACGAAACAGCGTGGAACGAGGCGAAAGACGACGCCTGCCGACTCATTACCGACGAACACGAGCGCGCGGGCTTGGACGTGGTGGTCGATGGCGAGATGCGCAGAAACGAGATGGTCGAGTTCTTCGCCCACCGCATCGACGGCTACGAGTTCAACGGGCCGGTGAAGGTGTGGGGCCACAACTGTTTCGACAAACCGAGCGTCGTGAACGAGGTCGAATACGACGAATCGTGGCTCGTGGACGAGTACGAATTTACGAAGGAGGTCGCGGAGCGCCCTGTCAAAGTGCCGATTACCGGCCCCTACACGCTTGCGAGTTGGAGCTTCAACGAAGCCTACGAGGACGAAGCATCGCTGGCCTACGACCTCGCGGATTTGGTCAACGAGGAAATCGAGAAACTGGTCGATGCTGGCGCGCGCTACATCCAAATCGACGAACCCGCATTGGCGACGACGCCGGACGACCACGCCATCGTCGGCGAATGTTTGGAGCGAATCGCCGATGGCGTCCCAGATGATGTCTACCTCGGTCTGCACGTCTGTTACGGCGACTACTCGCGCATCTACCCCGAAATTTTGGACTTCCCGGTGGACGAGTTCGACCTCGAACTGGCAAACGGCGACTACGACCAACTGGACGTGTTCCGCGATCCCGAGTTCACCGCGAATCTCGCGCTCGGCGTGACCGACGCCCACACCGCTGAAGTCGAGACTGTCGAGGAAATCAAGGCGAACATCGAGAAAGGTTTAGAAATCGTCCCGCCCGAGCAGTTGACCGTGAGTCCGGACTGTGGCCTGAAACTGCTCCCCCGTGAGGTGGCGTACGGTAAGATGGAGAACATGGTCACGGCCGCGCGTGAGATAGAGGCCGACCTCGATTCGGGTAAAATCGAGGTCGGGAGCGCCCCAGTGAGTGCTGACGACTAG